The sequence AGTACGCCGGGCGCAGGATGCTCTCCAGCGAGAACTGGCCGTCGCCCCACAGGAGCGCGAGCACCTCGGGCATCGTGACGTAGCCGATCACGTTGTCGTTCGACCCCTCGTAGACCGGCATCCGCGTGTGGCCGTGCTCCAGCACCGCGCGCTGGACCTCCTGGGCGGCGGCGTCGCGCGGGAGGGCCACGACGCGGCCGCGGGGGAGCATCACCTGGAGCGCGGTGAGCCAGGCGAAATCGATGGCGCGGGACGCGATCTCGCCGGCGCGCTTGTCGACCGAGCCCGCCTCGGCGGCCTCGTCGACGATCTGCTGGATCTCCTCGGGGGAGAGGCGCGCCTCGACGAAGTTCGTGCGGTCGCCGAAGAGCCTCAGCACCAGGTTGGAGCTGGCGGTGAGCAGCCAGACGAGCGGGCGGGCGAGCGACGACAGCCCGCGGAGCGGCGGGCCGACGAGCATCGCGTACCGCTCGGAAGCGCGGAGCGCGAGCGACTTCGGGACGAGCTCGCCGAGGACGAGCGACAGGAAGGACACGAGCGCGACCACGGCGGCGAACGCCAGCTCGTCCGCCGCGTCCCCGATCCACGGCGCCGCGCGGAGCACCGGCGCGAGGTCCTTCGCGAGGGTCGACCCGCCGAAGGCGCTCGCGGTCGCGCCCACGACGGTGATGCCGATCTGCACGGTGGCGAGGAAGCGCTCCGGATTGCCCCGCAGGCGCTTCACCGCCCGCGCCCGGCGGCTCCCCGACTGGACGAGCTGGTCGAGCCGTGTCTTGCGGACCGTGACGACCGCGATCTCGGCGCCCGAGAAGACGCCGTTCACGAGCACCAGGGCCAGGATGATGAGGATTTCCGAGAGAATGGCGGCTCCCTCCGCGGCTTTCCCGGGTGCAGGCATAGCGTGTCGCTCGCCCGCACGGCAGTGGCGCCGGGCCCGCGGCGCACGAAACCCCGGCGGCCGTGGCTGCAGCGTGCCGCGGGTCGTGAATTGCGTTTATGATGAAATTTTCTGAGGGATCCGCCACACACGGTGGCCGCGGCGCGGTCACGCACGGCCGCCGTCACGCACGGCCGCAGGCGCCGCGCGGAGGGCTCACGCCGCCTTGCTGGCTCGCCGGTCCCGCACCGCCTGTGCGAGCAGCTCGAGCACCGGAACGGTGTCGTTCCAGCCGAGGCAGGCGTCGGTGATGCTCTGGCCGTAGATGGGCAGCTTGCCCGGCGCGAGATCCTGCCGGCCTCCCACGAGGTGGCTCTCGATCATCACGCCGAGGATGTCCCGCGAGCCGGAGCGCAGCTGGTCGGCCAGGCTCTCGGCCACCGTCCTCTGCCGCGCCGGATCCTTCTGGCTGTTGCCGTGGCTGCAGTCGACCATCAGCCGGCGCGGCAGGCCCGCCT comes from Sorangium aterium and encodes:
- a CDS encoding hemolysin family protein, with amino-acid sequence MPAPGKAAEGAAILSEILIILALVLVNGVFSGAEIAVVTVRKTRLDQLVQSGSRRARAVKRLRGNPERFLATVQIGITVVGATASAFGGSTLAKDLAPVLRAAPWIGDAADELAFAAVVALVSFLSLVLGELVPKSLALRASERYAMLVGPPLRGLSSLARPLVWLLTASSNLVLRLFGDRTNFVEARLSPEEIQQIVDEAAEAGSVDKRAGEIASRAIDFAWLTALQVMLPRGRVVALPRDAAAQEVQRAVLEHGHTRMPVYEGSNDNVIGYVTMPEVLALLWGDGQFSLESILRPAYFVVGSMPAVDLLAELKRRRLQLAVVVDEQGGMIGIITMEDLVEELVGEIFAENEARPPHAETIRREPDGSALVPGDMPVHEVCRQLAIALPDDVRWSTVAGLCLGLARRIPAPGDVVTTPDGAELHIVDASPRQIRTVRVRIPPALASEPEDEEPRGEG